One region of Asterias rubens unplaced genomic scaffold, eAstRub1.3, whole genome shotgun sequence genomic DNA includes:
- the LOC117305837 gene encoding uncharacterized protein LOC117305837, with the protein MPRQKYDVKAFQKDALLAHDKLRENHGAPPLKLNKDLTAHAQQWADHLAATNTMVHSKQQEYGENIAMKYSSAGTEFSGQEATDDWYSEVKDYSFSRPGFHSGTGHFTQVIWKDTKELGIAKAIAGNGRVFVVANYRPPGNVMGRFPENVLPPNSKMSKVKEDKKKKKGFFGKRRGSTSSSSSSSSSDDEKGNKFRLKKNGTSGDKIDTKVSKSELKQFQREAHSVTNDYRSKHDVDSLELSGDLCKAAQDWAEHLAKKDLFEHSKSKDIGENVAMHYSSATTAYSGKQACDQWYSEASLYDYRNAGYSSGTGHFTQMIWRGSKEFGIGKAITKTGKVLVVAQFRPPGNVVGRYESNVFPRIDGYRPPSAAPSSKVTRVDRKTHFVVEDHPKTVPDRNMNTAIRQMGAIKLKGPDLSPSDLRKFQQDALDSHNKYRSRHGAANLKRSSELTKRAQDWAAHLAEKDEFKNSGQSDVGENIAMHYSSASTAFSGDETSEMWYRQVSKYNFKKPGFTSGAGHFTQMVWKDTKEMGIGKAITKEGKVILVGFYRPPGNVMGQFESQVSKEK; encoded by the exons ATGCCAAGGCAGAAATACGATGTCAAGGCATTCCAGAAGGACGCCCTCTTGGCTCATGACAA ATTACGAGAGAATCATGGCGCCCCGCCCCTCAAACTCAACAAGGACCTCACTGCGCATGCCCAGCAGTGGGCCGACCACCTGGCCGCCACAAATACAATGGTACACAGTAAACAACAGGAATACGGTGAGAATATCGCCATGAAATACTCATCCGCTGGGACTGAATTTTCAG GTCAGGAGGCAACTGATGACTGGTATTCCGAGGTGAAGGATTACAGCTTCAGTAGACCTGGATTTCACTCGGGTACAG GTCATTTTACCCAGGTTATATGGAAAGATACCAAGGAGCTGGGTATTGCTAAGGCAATTGCAGGAAACGGCAGAGTCTTCGTGGTAGCCAACTACAGACCACCAGGAAATGTGATGGGTCGGTTTCCTGAGAATGTCTTGCCTCCAAATTCTAAGATGTCTAAAGTAAAAGaagataagaagaagaaaaagggaTTTTTCGGAAAGAGGAGGGGTTCGACCAGCTCTAGTAGTAGTTCCAGTAGTAGTGACGATGAGAAGGGAAACAAG ttccGTCTCAAAAAGAATGGGACAAGCGGAGACAAGATCGACACCAAAGTATCCAAGTCCGAACTGAAACAATTCCAAAGGGAAGCCCACTCTGTCACTAATGACTATCGATCTAAGCACGACGTTGATTCGTTGGAACTGTCAGGTGACTTATGCAAGGCTGCACAGGATTGGGCAGAGCATCTTGCCAAGAAAGACTTATTTGAACACAGCAAGAGCAAGGACATTGGCGAGAATGTGGCGATGCATTATTCATCAGCTACTACTGCATATTCAG GAAAACAAGCTTGTGACCAGTGGTACAGCGAGGCCAGTTTGTATGACTACAGGAATGCAGGATACAGCAGTGGCACGG GTCATTTTACTCAGATGATTTGGAGAGGTTCGAAGGAATTTGGCATCGGTAAGGCCATAACTAAAACTGGTAAAGTGCTGGTCGTTGCACAGTTTCGACCGCCAGGTAATGTTGTTGGGCGGTACGAGTCGAATGTGTTCCCCAGGATTGACGGCTACAGACCGCCTAGTGCAGCTCCCTCATCCAAG GTGACACGTGTCGATCGCAAAACTCATTTCGTAGTTGAGGACCACCCTAAGACTGTGCCTGATAGAAACATGAACACTGCAATTCGACAG ATGGGCGCAATCAAACTTAAAGGTCCCGACCTGTCACCTTCTGATCTGAGAAAGTTCCAACAAGACGCTCTGGACTCGCACAACAAATACCGTTCACGTCACGGTGCTGCCAACTTGAAGCGATCTTCTGAGCTGACAAAGAGGGCGCAAGACTGGGCAGCGCATCTAGCCGAGAAGGACGAGTTTAAAAATAGTGGCCAATCAGATGTTGGTGAAAACATCGCTATGCATTACTCAAGCGCCAGTACAGCGTTTTCag GTGACGAAACATCTGAAATGTGGTATCGACAAGTCAGCAAGTACAACTTCAAGAAGCCTGGTTTTACATCAGGGGCAG GCCACTTTACTCAGATGGTCTGGAAGGACACCAAGGAGATGGGTATCGGGAAGGCGATCACCAAGGAAGGCAAAGTCATCCTGGTCGGCTTCTACCGCCCTCCAGGAAACGTCATGGGACAGTTCGAAAGTCAAGTGTCGAAGGAGAAATAA